ATCTTTTGACAGTACTAATGCTTTTCGTAAGAATATGTTTCTCCATGGATTCTTTCTGTTTCATGTACGCTCATACTATTCAATTTActcaagaaaaatttatatgatttaCATAAACGAaggttaaatattaaaaatttatgaaacgtgAGTCTGTatgcgtgcgcgcgcgctacatgtgtgtgcgtgtaaaatacattttttcaaaagtcaaatttttcgattttttcttcaaataatgtaataacattaaacaagtataaatattaaataaatataattatttcttttgattCATGGAAGAAAGATTTTTGTAACTGTTGTGCGGAggtgtaaatttaaattactctaACATAAATCTGTTTTAAATATCCTTTCAGTTTCTTATTCATAATGGACCATATGAAAAGTACAAGTACTTATATAAACATGAAGATCACGAGACACTCGCGTATTGCTTGTAATTGCTATTTTCAGGTAAGGATTCTAATTTGACTGAGAccaaatcaaaattaattcatcAATTAGGCTGATTTATACAATTAACCagtagtatttaaaatattaatagtgctaaatattaatagtaatattgaATTCTGCTATGATATTATAGGGGACAATGTGGAACTTCCAAAAATTTTGGCTATTATAAATCCtttaacaaacaaataaactaAAAGTATTGAGATGGACTCTCCACCGTCATGTTCACTAAGCGCTACTGGACCTCTCAGTGATCTTGGTAGCAGTGGAATTGGAGGGTCCATTTCTAGCGATTCAGTTCGAGCACACCTTGCAATCGAGGTATAGCTTGTTGCAGTATGATGTTCATATTCGTACAAGACTTGAAGTACATATTAAaagtatgtaataattttcaagttgAACGAATAATTTACTATTGTTTTAGATGCAAGAAAGCGACATAGAAAGTAAATCTTTATCGCAAGATTCTTTTGATTATTCAGATGGTATGTGcggtgaaaattttaatacattgaAAAAAGGACCAGGATGGACTGATGCTGATGGAAAACTAGAAGTTGAAGTGGTTGATGTAGCTATTAAACCTCCACCAGAATTTCAAGATAGCCCTTCTCCTCCTAACTCTGAATCTTCATCTGCACCGATCCTTAGCTATGCACGATTAATGAGACAAAAAGTTCCACAATTAATAGACGATTATGCCGAAAATTTAGTACAGTCAATGATTGAAGAAGCACTAATAATATCTTGTAGAATATCATGGCCAGAAGGAAGAATAGCACCTGCAACAAATCATGTACCAGTGGTAACTCGTAGTGTATATAATCCAAAACGTCTTTGGGCAACAGATTTGTTGACACCTTCATCGTGTCAGGGAGCTACCACTTTAATCACTCCATATAGCACTTTGAATCGTCCAAATTCACGATGTTCTTTAGCTTCTTCTCGTTTGTCCAGTTctcataattcaataaataccTCAGGACTGAGTCATAAAGTGGATGACAGCAGTTTTATCACCTCTGCTATGTCACATGATGTTTTAACGACCAGTGAGATTAGTGATATGTACAATGTGCCCTTTGATTCTGACATTTATACTGTACCAATAGATGTAGTTAGACCTTTGCATGATCTTAGAACGCCGCAAAGGCCCAAACGTCATAGACATCAtcgtaaaagaagaagaaatgtatCTGCTAGTTCGCAGAGTGAATTAGAAGCCCATATTCAGCAAGCAAGGCATTATTGTGGAAAACCTCGAGCTATTACACACGTCATAAAATCACAGAGACTATTATCCGATGTATGCTGCAATGAAACTGGGAACGGAAAGCGTCATAGCGTTCCGGGCACATCTGGTCGACATACGTCTCGAACATCCAATGGTCACATGCATAATATTGGTGAACCAATTCACATGACTTTACATGAAGTGCGTCAATATTTGCAAACACTATACTCAAGCTCCAGTGATTctagtgaaaataaaattaaacgcgaTAATAAAGCTCCAATAAGTCATACACCTGTACACCTTGCAATGCCAAAAGGTATTAgtgtaaataataacaatagaTATAGTAACCCGCATACAGATTCAGCGATGGATACTCcgatttcaaacaaaaatagcAATGGACTGATtcacaataacaataataataataataataataataataacaataatcatAATGGTAATGTTAAGAAGCATAAAAAGAATTCGTTTGTTagtattaaacataaaaaggTAAAAGATGAACCACATAAAGAGAAGGTCGATTCTGAAAGAGAGAAGATTAAGAAGAGCCAACGAAACTTctcgttaaatttaaaacaaacacTTTGCAATATCTTTAGATTCAGGCGTTTGGGTTCTCCGGACCATTTcgtagagaaaagaaatagcaTTGTACAGGgtgaaattgtagaagaagaagagggtgTTGATTCTGACCAACatgctaataataataatactaccTCAGAGGTAGATTCCTCTGTACAAAAGCTACCTTTTTTTAAGCGTGCATTACCGCCATTGCCGAAAAGCAATGGGCATGTAGGATGCGTCGAACAAGCGGAGGATGCGCTTACAACGATGGTATCTAAGTGTGAAAGTCCAACTTCTATACCACCACAAATGCCTCTACCTGCGCCAAAAGTCGAGGACGAACCAGCAGAAGATACCAGTATGGATTTTGCCGCTAGTATTGAGAAAGTAAAGgatgtatgtaatttatacattttatttcctttttaaagttattatattatgttggACATTAAGGtgtattatgattattaaattttatttataatagtatGGATGGTATTGGGGCCCAATATCTGGTGAAGCTGCAGAGAAAATACTGTCGAATGAACCAGACGGGTCATTCATTGTA
The DNA window shown above is from Bombus pyrosoma isolate SC7728 linkage group LG7, ASM1482585v1, whole genome shotgun sequence and carries:
- the LOC122569473 gene encoding putative uncharacterized protein DDB_G0277255 isoform X2 — translated: MCGENFNTLKKGPGWTDADGKLEVEVVDVAIKPPPEFQDSPSPPNSESSSAPILSYARLMRQKVPQLIDDYAENLVQSMIEEALIISCRISWPEGRIAPATNHVPVVTRSVYNPKRLWATDLLTPSSCQGATTLITPYSTLNRPNSRCSLASSRLSSSHNSINTSGLSHKVDDSSFITSAMSHDVLTTSEISDMYNVPFDSDIYTVPIDVVRPLHDLRTPQRPKRHRHHRKRRRNVSASSQSELEAHIQQARHYCGKPRAITHVIKSQRLLSDVCCNETGNGKRHSVPGTSGRHTSRTSNGHMHNIGEPIHMTLHEVRQYLQTLYSSSSDSSENKIKRDNKAPISHTPVHLAMPKGISVNNNNRYSNPHTDSAMDTPISNKNSNGLIHNNNNNNNNNNNNNNHNGNVKKHKKNSFVSIKHKKVKDEPHKEKVDSEREKIKKSQRNFSLNLKQTLCNIFRFRRLGSPDHFVEKRNSIVQGEIVEEEEGVDSDQHANNNNTTSEVDSSVQKLPFFKRALPPLPKSNGHVGCVEQAEDALTTMVSKCESPTSIPPQMPLPAPKVEDEPAEDTSMDFAASIEKVKDYGWYWGPISGEAAEKILSNEPDGSFIVRDSSDDHYIFSLSFRLNSCVRHVRIEHDQGNFSFGSCTKFKSHTIVDFIENAVEHSRSGRYLFFLHRRPVLGPMRVQLLHPVSRFKQVQSLQHTCRFVILKMVRRDLIPTLPLPRRLIDYLSTPHYYSEQLAEQDDRAESPVSSSTGELEKICFTPQGLS
- the LOC122569473 gene encoding putative uncharacterized protein DDB_G0277255 isoform X1, whose amino-acid sequence is MDSPPSCSLSATGPLSDLGSSGIGGSISSDSVRAHLAIEMQESDIESKSLSQDSFDYSDGMCGENFNTLKKGPGWTDADGKLEVEVVDVAIKPPPEFQDSPSPPNSESSSAPILSYARLMRQKVPQLIDDYAENLVQSMIEEALIISCRISWPEGRIAPATNHVPVVTRSVYNPKRLWATDLLTPSSCQGATTLITPYSTLNRPNSRCSLASSRLSSSHNSINTSGLSHKVDDSSFITSAMSHDVLTTSEISDMYNVPFDSDIYTVPIDVVRPLHDLRTPQRPKRHRHHRKRRRNVSASSQSELEAHIQQARHYCGKPRAITHVIKSQRLLSDVCCNETGNGKRHSVPGTSGRHTSRTSNGHMHNIGEPIHMTLHEVRQYLQTLYSSSSDSSENKIKRDNKAPISHTPVHLAMPKGISVNNNNRYSNPHTDSAMDTPISNKNSNGLIHNNNNNNNNNNNNNNHNGNVKKHKKNSFVSIKHKKVKDEPHKEKVDSEREKIKKSQRNFSLNLKQTLCNIFRFRRLGSPDHFVEKRNSIVQGEIVEEEEGVDSDQHANNNNTTSEVDSSVQKLPFFKRALPPLPKSNGHVGCVEQAEDALTTMVSKCESPTSIPPQMPLPAPKVEDEPAEDTSMDFAASIEKVKDYGWYWGPISGEAAEKILSNEPDGSFIVRDSSDDHYIFSLSFRLNSCVRHVRIEHDQGNFSFGSCTKFKSHTIVDFIENAVEHSRSGRYLFFLHRRPVLGPMRVQLLHPVSRFKQVQSLQHTCRFVILKMVRRDLIPTLPLPRRLIDYLSTPHYYSEQLAEQDDRAESPVSSSTGELEKICFTPQGLS